The Gallus gallus isolate bGalGal1 chromosome 23, bGalGal1.mat.broiler.GRCg7b, whole genome shotgun sequence genome includes a region encoding these proteins:
- the ZC3H12A gene encoding endoribonuclease ZC3H12A — MSVGSVSSLLGCPGWREAFPVLRQQFNRLEERMSSRDTCESGYLSLGQTLSREEGVGPAVLAMEPVGSPTQEPPDSLEMQLKVDFFRKLGYSSEEIYVVLQKLGLNADTNTVLGELVKHGPAERDPTETPQETKEAPLVPRGGAANKTPAPVPPLEEKESDNLKPIVIDGSNVAMSHGNKEVFSCRGILLAVQWFWDRGHKDITVFVPSWRKEQPRPDVLITDQYILRDLEKKKILVFTPSRRVGGKRVVCYDDRFIVKLAHESDGIVVSNDTYRDLQNERPEWKKFIEERLLMYSFVNDKFMPPDDPLGRHGPSLDNFLRKKPVVPEHKKQQCPYGKKCTYGIKCKFYHPERINQPQRSLADELRANARLSPTRSTSAVKEEKKGKRGSQAELLCSVPTESDKSSLQKISAERKSLTHKTKPSDVPLQIKGCVSGSVPANSGSHRSSERYQHPHMDSLSYISQEHLDSGIGSLENQLSDMWPYRSTSHCDHSHAEQVTVCTCGRQRPVYPHSPSLEQNGLVSYKHGSHKSSASGASFLQYNPEIPHSGPPHSFSGYGVPVHPANAGQYSLPSEYNAPSLPSLHSREYWSEPYQMPPPQVRSTSVRDPHSVQRAPGPTYGDSCQWNVSDQFAEERANIHVKLCGIFHPHLVDAVMNRFPQLLDPQKLAAEILTYKSQNPGI; from the exons ATGAGTGTGGGCAGCGTGTCCTCCCTGCTGGGCTGCCCCGGCTGGCGTGAGGCGTTCCCGGTGCTCAGACAGCAGTTCAATCGGCTGGAGGAGAGGATGAGCTCCAGAGACACATGTGAGAGTGGTTACCTCAGCCTGGGCCAGACCCTGAGCCGTGAGGAGGGTGTTGGTCCTGCCGTGCTGGCCATGGAGCCGGTGGGGAGCCCCACGCAGGAGCCCCCTGACAGCCTCGAGATGCAGCTGAAGGTGGACTTCTTCCGCAAGCTGGGCTATTCCTCGGAGGAGATCTACGTTGTACTCCAGAAGCTCGGCCTGAACGCTGATACCAACACTGTCCTTGGGGAGCTGGTGAAGCATGGCCCAGCTGAGcgagaccccacagagacccctCAGGAGACCAAGGAGGCTCCTTTGGTCCCTCGAGGAGGAGCTGCCAACAAGACCCCTGCACCTGTGCCACCTTTGGAAGAGAAGGAGAGCGATAACCTGAAGCCCATTGTTATTGATGGAAGCAACGTGGCAATGAG ccatggaaataaagaggtGTTCTCCTGCAGAGGTATCCTTCTGGCTGTGCAGTGGTTTTGGGACAGGGGACACAAGGATATTACAGTGTTTGTGCCATCTTGGAGGAAGGAGCAGCCACGACCAGATGTACTTATAACAG ATCAGTACATTCTTCGTGAcctggaaaagaagaagattCTGGTCTTCACTCCTTCCAGACGGGTTGGGGGCAAACGTGTTGTCTGCTATGATGATCGATTCATTGTGAAGCTGGCACATGAGTCTGATGGCATTGTGGTTTCTAACGATACTTATCGGGACCTGCAGAATGAGCGTCCTGAGTGGAAGAAATTCATTGAGGAGCGTCTACTGATGTATTCCTTTGTTAATGACAA gtttatGCCTCCAGATGATCCATTGGGGCGGCACGGTCCCAGCCTGGATaactttctgagaaagaaacCTGTGGTGCCAGAACACAAGAAGCAGCAGTGCCCTTATG GGAAGAAATGTACTTATGGAATTAAGTGTAAATTCTACCACCCTGAAAGGATCAATCAGCCCCAGCGCTCATTAGCTGATGAACTCCGAGCCAATGCAAGATTGTCTCCTACCAGAAGTACCAGTGCTGtcaaggaggagaaaaagggcaaaagaggttcccaggcagagctcttgtgctctgtGCCCACAGAGAGTGATAAAAGCTCTTTGCAGAAGAtctctgcagagaggaaaagctTGACACATAAAACAAAGCCCAGTGATGTTCCACTTCAGATCAAAGGCTGTGTGTCAGGCAGTGTTCCTGCTAACAGTGGGAGCCACAGGTCCTCTGAAAGGTACCAGCATCCTCATATGGACTCTCTGTCTTACATCTCTCAGGAGCATCTTGACTCAGGCATTGGGTCTCTGGAGAACCAATTGTCTGACATGTGGCCTTACAGATCTACCAGTCACTGTGATCACTCCCATGCTGAGCAGGTGACAGTCTGCACCTGTGGTAGGCAGAGACCTGTCTACCCACACTCTCCTAGCTTAGAGCAAAATGGTCTGGTCTCTTACAAGCATGGTTCCCATAAATCTTCTGCTTCTGGTGCTAGCTTCTTGCAGTATAACCCTGAGATACCTCACTCAGGGCCACCTCACTCTTTCTCAGGCTATGGAGTACCTGTCCATCCAGCTAATGCTGGGCAGTACAGTCTCCCCAGTGAGTATAATGccccttctcttccttcacttcaTTCTCGTGAGTACTGGTCTGAGCCCTACCAGATGCCTCCTCCCCAGGTGAGATCTACCAGCGTTCGAGATCCTCACTCAGTGCAGAGAGCCCCAGGGCCAACATATGGTGACTCCTGTCAGTGGAATGTCTCTGATCAGTTTGCAGAGGAGAGGGCCAACATTCATGTCAAACTGTGTGGCATATTCCATCCCCATTTAGTTGATGCTGTGATGAACCGTTTCCCTCAGCTTTTGGATCCCCAAAAGCTAGCTGCAGAGATACTAACCTACAAATCCCAGAACCCAGGTATATGA